A single window of Eucalyptus grandis isolate ANBG69807.140 chromosome 1, ASM1654582v1, whole genome shotgun sequence DNA harbors:
- the LOC108959212 gene encoding receptor-like protein 7, translating to MRIWLLLWLVLILAQTNPFSIGRILVSGQCLASDQKSLLLELKISLNFTASLSSKLVRWNQSNDSWDGVKCEGGQVTGLDLSNESIAGGVNDSSSLFRLKYLRRLNLAFNRFQSLEIPPGFSNLTNLVHLNLSNAGFTGQVPIGISHLTRLVTLDVSMLYFPGLTSLKLKNPNLKMLVGNLIELRELYLDGVNVSATGNELCNALSSSLLKLQVLSMTNCYLSGPIDSCSSLVKLRSLSVIKLGNNNLSTTVPEFFSNFSNLTTLHLSNCGLQGEFPQEIFKVQKLQTIDLSFNELLQGSSPRFPENGSLQKLVLSFTNISGRLPESFGNLRNLSRIELVNCSFDGNIPSSFANLSQLAYLDFSFNNFTGSIPSLSKSKNMTQINLSRNNLTGPINSTQWEYLSSLLILDLRFNLLKGNIPSSLFTLPLIQKLKLSNNQFSGQVKEFSNATPHKLVTLDLSNNNIGGELPKSVWEFRELKYLSLSSNNFSGSFDINLASSFPNLTTLKLASCHLTILPEFLAEQHRLLYLDLSRNWIQGKIPQWIWGLQNLLYLNISSNLLKEIETPSLDLTSASLYVLDLHNNSLRGQTLPLPPFATHLDFSSNNFTSVIPPAIGTNLSVAIFFSLSNNNFQGSIPESICYAEYLKVLDLSHNNLTGNIPDCLVMESLKVLNLRDNALNGGIINFPETCGLKTLDLSSNLLRGQFPESLANCTTLEVLDVGNNQIDDVYPCQLKSIASLRVLVLRSNKFHGGVGCPETSGTSKMLQIVDISSNNFNGTLPSKYLTTWEAMKAHVDMNRIQYPFLSGLYHQDTISVTIKGLQLELVKILTLFTSIDFSCNDFEGPIPDILGDLKALYFLNLSKNGFSGPIPSSLGHLQQFESLDLSWNDLNGTIPQQLSDLTFLAFLNLSYNKLEGSIPAAKQFSTFSKDAFEGNARLCGPPLPTECSDPNSKGTNRSDSFEGNAGDSDDSEKWFYMGISLGFVVGFWIFCGSLASIKSWRFAYYRLWDKVLLRHLRP from the exons ATGAGGATTTGGCTCCTCCTATGGCTGGTCTTAATACTCGCGCAAACCAACCCCTTCAGCATAGGCAGGATCTTGGTTTCGGGGCAGTGTCTCGCCAGCGATCAGAAATCGCTGCTGCTGGAATTGAAGATTAGCCTCAACTTCACTGCTTCTTTGTCCTCGAAATTGGTCAGATGGAATCAGAGCAATGATTCTTGGGACGGCGTGAAGTGCGAAGGGGGCCAAGTGACGGGGCTTGATCTGAGCAACGAGAGTATTGCTGGCGGAGTTAACGATTCATCAAGTCTTTTCAGACTCAAGTATCTTCGGAGGCTGAATTTGGCCTTCAACCGCTTCCAGTCTCTGGAGATCCCACCTGGGTTCAGTAATCTCACCAATTTGGTGCACCTGAATCTTTCAAATGCGGGCTTCACAGGACAGGTTCCCATTGGAATATCACATTTGACAAGGTTGGTTACTCTTGACGTATCCATGCTTTATTTTCCTGGGCTCACTTCACTGAAACTCAAGAATCCAAATCTAAAGATGCTTGTTGGGAATCTTATCGAGCTGAGAGAGTTGTACCTTGATGGAGTGAACGTGTCAGCCACGGGCAATGAATTGTGCAATGCGTTGTCTTCTTCGCTGCTGAAGCTTCAAGTGTTGAGCATGACGAATTGTTATTTATCAGGTCCCATTGATTCTTGCTCTTCCCTTGTGAAACTTCGTTCTCTGTCAGTGATTAAACTGGGCAACAATAATCTGTCTACCACTGTACCGGAGttcttttccaacttctccAATTTAACTACTCTGCATCTCAGTAATTGTGGCCTGCAGGGAGAATTTCCTCAAGAAATCTTCAAGGTACAAAAACTTCAGACCATTGACCTATCATTCAACGAACTCCTTCAGGGTTCTTCGCCCAGATTTCCAGAGAATGGTTCTCTTCAGAAACTGGTTCTTAGTTTCACGAATATTTCCGGGAGGCTCCCAGAATCATTTGGTAATCTGAGAAATTTGTCACGAATAGAATTGGTGAATTGCAGCTTTGATGGAAATATCCCAAGCTCTTTCGCCAATCTTTCGCAACTGGCTTATCTGGACTTCTCATTCAACAATTTTACTGGTTCAATTCCATCCCTCAGCAAGTCCAAGAATATGACACAAATCAATTTGTCCCGCAATAATCTGACTGGTCCGATTAATTCAACCCAATGGGAATATCTCTCGAGTCTTCTTATTCTCGATCTGCGATTCAATTTACTGAAAGGAAATATTCCTTCATCTCTGTTCACACTTCCATTGATTCAGAAGCTTAAACTTTCCAACAACCAATTTTCTGGTCAAGTGAAGGAATTTTCTAATGCTACACCGCACAAACTGGTTACGCTTGATTTGAGCAACAACAATATAGGAGGAGAACTACCAAAGTCTGTATGGGAATTCCGAGAGCTCAAGTACCTCTCGCTTTCTTCCAATAATTTCAGTGGCTCATTCGACATTAATTTG GCATCTTCATTCCCTAACCTTACAACTTTAAAGTTGGCTTCTTGCCATTTGACGATTTTACCAGAGTTCCTTGCTGAGCAACACAGATTGTTATATCTAGACCTCTCTCGCAATTGGATTCAGGGCAAGATACCGCAATGGATATGGGGGCTTCAAAATCTTCTGTATCTCAATATTTCGTCTAATTTGctcaaagaaattgaaacacCGTCGCTTGATCTCACTTCTGCTTCTCTGTATGTTCTTGACCTCCATAATAACAGCCTCCGTGGACAAACATTACCACTGCCGCCATTTGCCACTCACTTGGACTTCTCGAGTAACAACTTCACTTCAGTCATTCCACCTGCTATTGGTACGAATCTTTCTGTGGCAATATTCTTCTCGCTGTCCAATAACAATTTCCAGGGGTCTATCCCAGAATCAATTTGCTATGCTGAATATCTCAAGGTGCTCGACCTATCTCATAATAATTTGACGGGAAATATTCCTGACTGCTTAGTGATGGAGTCTCTCAAGGTATTAAATCTGCGAGACAATGCCTTGAACGGTGGCATTATCAATTTCCCCGAAACATGTGGTTTGAAGACTTTGGATCTCAGCTCTAATCTATTACGAGGGCAGTTCCCAGAGTCATTGGCAAATTGCACAACTCTGGAGGTTTTAGACGTCGGAAACAACCAGATTGATGACGTGTATCCATGTCAATTGAAGAGCATTGCAAGTCTACGTGTACTCGTGTTACGATCCAACAAGTTCCATGGAGGGGTTGGATGTCCGGAGACTAGTGGCACTTCGAAGATGCTTCAAATTGTAgacatatcttccaacaatttCAATGGCACTCTGCCTTCTAAATACCTCACAACTTGGGAGGCTATGAAGGCTCATGTAGACATGAATCGTATCCAGTATCCATTCCTTTCCGGACTCTATCATCAGGACACGATAAGCGTCACCATCAAGGGTCTGCAATTGGAGCTGGTGAAGATCTTGACTCTTTTCACCTCAATCGACTTCTCATGCAATGATTTCGAGGGTCCAATACCTGACATTCTTGGGGATCTGAAAGCGCTTTATTTCCTCAACTTATCAAAGAATGGATTCTCAGGGCCAATTCCTTCATCCCTAGGACACTTGCAACAGTTTGAGTCCTTGGACCTTTCATGGAACGACCTCAATGGGACGATTCCCCAACAGCTTTCAGATCTTACTTTTCTTGCCTTCCTGAACCTCTCATACAATAAGCTTGAAGGTAGCATTCCAGCAGCCAAACAATTTTCCACCTTTTCAAAAGATGCCTTCGAAGGCAACGCCAGATTGTGTGGACCACCGCTACCCACAGAATGCTCAGATCCCAATAGCAAGGGAACAAATCGCTCAGATTCCTTTGAAGGCAATGCCGGCGACAGTGATGATAGCGAGAAGTGGTTTTACATGGGCATATCGCTTGGATTCGTGGTTGGCTTCTGGATATTTTGTGGTTCGTTAGCGTCAATCAAATCTTGGAGATTTGCTTATTATCGATTATGGGATAAAGTATTGCTCAGACACTTACGTCCATGA